Proteins encoded within one genomic window of Nonomuraea gerenzanensis:
- the treS gene encoding maltose alpha-D-glucosyltransferase: MINASPTPEPISEAFVSEDPAWYKRAVFYEVLVRGFKDSNGDGTGDLRGLIEKLGYLEWLGVDCLWLLPLYESPLRDGGYDISDYMKILPDFGDLGDFVALIEKAHEKGLRIITDLVMNHTSDRHPWFQASRHDPEGPYGDFYVWSDNPGGYPDAPIIFIGAEESNWTYDPVRKQYYWHRFFHHQPDLNYDNPAVQEAMLEVLRFWLDLGIDGFRLDAVPYLFEREGTACSGLPETHAYLKKIRAEVDRLYPDRVLLAEANGWPEDVVEYFGDPTTGGDECHMAFHFPLMPRIYMAVKKETREPISEIMSRTPKLPEKAQWGIFLRNHDELTLETVTEEERDYMHKEYAKDPRMRAYLGIRRRLAPLLDNDRDRIELFTALLLSLPGSPVIYYGDEIGMGDNIWLEDRDSVRTPMQWSPDRNAGFSSADPGRLYLPAVMDPIYGYQAVNVEAQQRHEGSLLHFTRKMLEIRRRHPVFGVGAYTEMWSSNPCVLTYVREDGDDVMLCVNNLSKFPQPVELDLRRFEGMTPVEARGGVPFPAIGELPYLLTLPGHGFYWFALKKPEDSLIER; encoded by the coding sequence ATGATCAACGCATCCCCAACGCCGGAGCCGATCTCCGAGGCCTTCGTCTCGGAGGACCCAGCCTGGTACAAGCGGGCGGTGTTCTACGAGGTTCTCGTCCGGGGGTTCAAGGACTCCAACGGCGACGGCACCGGCGACCTGCGCGGCCTCATCGAGAAGCTGGGCTATCTCGAGTGGCTCGGCGTGGACTGCCTGTGGCTGCTGCCCCTGTACGAGTCGCCGCTGCGTGACGGCGGATACGACATCTCGGACTACATGAAGATCCTCCCTGACTTCGGGGACCTGGGGGACTTCGTGGCGCTGATCGAGAAGGCCCATGAGAAGGGCCTGCGGATCATCACCGATCTCGTGATGAACCACACCAGTGATCGGCACCCGTGGTTCCAGGCGTCCCGGCACGACCCTGAGGGGCCGTACGGCGACTTCTACGTCTGGTCCGACAACCCCGGCGGCTACCCCGACGCGCCGATCATCTTCATCGGCGCCGAGGAGTCCAACTGGACCTACGACCCGGTGCGCAAGCAGTACTACTGGCACCGCTTCTTCCACCACCAGCCGGACCTGAACTATGACAACCCGGCGGTGCAGGAGGCCATGCTGGAGGTGCTGCGCTTCTGGCTGGACCTCGGCATCGACGGCTTCCGGCTGGACGCGGTGCCGTACCTGTTCGAGCGCGAGGGCACGGCGTGCTCCGGGCTGCCGGAGACGCACGCGTACCTGAAGAAGATCCGCGCGGAGGTCGACCGCCTCTACCCGGACCGGGTGCTGCTGGCCGAGGCCAACGGCTGGCCCGAGGACGTGGTGGAGTACTTCGGCGACCCCACCACGGGCGGTGACGAGTGCCACATGGCCTTCCACTTCCCGCTCATGCCGCGCATCTACATGGCGGTCAAGAAGGAGACCCGCGAGCCGATCTCCGAGATCATGTCCCGCACGCCCAAGCTGCCGGAGAAGGCGCAATGGGGCATCTTCCTGCGCAACCACGACGAGCTCACGCTCGAGACGGTGACCGAGGAAGAGCGCGACTACATGCACAAGGAGTACGCCAAGGACCCGCGCATGCGGGCCTACCTGGGCATCCGCCGCCGCCTGGCCCCGCTGCTCGACAACGACCGGGACCGGATCGAGCTGTTCACCGCGCTGCTGCTGTCGCTGCCCGGCTCGCCGGTCATCTACTACGGCGACGAGATCGGCATGGGCGACAACATCTGGCTGGAGGACCGCGACTCGGTCCGCACCCCGATGCAGTGGAGCCCCGACCGCAACGCCGGGTTCTCCTCGGCCGACCCGGGCCGGCTCTACCTGCCCGCCGTCATGGACCCGATCTACGGCTACCAGGCGGTCAACGTGGAGGCCCAGCAGCGGCACGAGGGGTCGCTGCTGCACTTCACCCGCAAGATGCTGGAGATCCGCCGCAGGCACCCCGTGTTCGGCGTGGGGGCCTACACCGAGATGTGGTCGTCGAACCCGTGCGTGCTCACGTACGTGCGCGAGGACGGCGACGACGTCATGCTCTGCGTCAACAACCTGTCCAAGTTCCCGCAGCCCGTCGAGCTGGACCTGCGGCGCTTCGAGGGCATGACGCCCGTCGAGGCCAGGGGCGGGGTGCCGTTCCCCGCGATCGGAGAGCTGCCCTACCTGCTCACCCTGCCGGGGCACGGCTTCTACTG
- a CDS encoding glycosyltransferase — MIERLLAELREARVFFAGMDDVPHLHARDGAVDLDRDLLEPHTEPERCRDVLVLAMTPADLRRIATLHKLLPHAERVVVAVLDTPASHPAPVPTPTPAHRWRALTDLRVHQPKNRVWVVDARFSAATPAGRTVTATARAFAGHRLDVIAAPAAAIAGVGAADWRPGDPNATPAEVGGPVPERVGAPGGDVVLRTLTADALDPAPGQDAPSAAGASLTASEPGRAPKPSEAGWALTAPETAWAGAGTPIERPALEAVSWEQLGRPGMAASPLADPDVLAEPSMIPPVDERLVNPQGFVTTPSRGLASLAERDGRWSVVLDGKVVTSFAESGGVTDADVARLRQIRGVEVDWRHAHSGPLAAVRVLAGLSAAGVPLVSGPVPRWAGALGGELVELLTRTPDLADDLRREEHSILLRRAALRTHGVAARWEQLGAPAPAPPLTSVLLATRRTDMVSFALGQIARQRGAELEVILALHGVPKGHPDVAAAIAAFEGPLTVYEADRRAVFGEVLNLAAARAAGSFLLKMDDDDWYGPDFLADLLLAHSYSGAQVVGTVPEFVYLSSIDVTVHRHQITEQITSFVAGGTILVERSAFQAVGGFRPLPRSVDTQFQEALQAAGGQIYRTHGLGYILRRGPAANHTWQEPIGTFLQRNRRQWRGFRPNALMALDGSPLP; from the coding sequence ATGATCGAGCGGCTGCTGGCGGAGCTGCGCGAGGCGCGGGTGTTCTTCGCCGGGATGGACGACGTGCCCCACCTGCACGCCAGGGACGGCGCGGTGGACCTCGACCGCGACCTGCTGGAGCCGCACACCGAGCCGGAGCGCTGCCGCGACGTGCTCGTGCTCGCCATGACCCCCGCCGACCTGCGCAGGATCGCCACCCTGCACAAGCTGCTGCCGCACGCCGAGCGGGTGGTCGTCGCCGTGCTCGACACGCCCGCCTCGCACCCGGCGCCCGTCCCCACGCCCACCCCGGCGCACCGGTGGCGGGCGCTCACCGACCTGCGGGTCCACCAGCCGAAGAACCGGGTCTGGGTGGTGGACGCCCGGTTCTCCGCCGCCACGCCCGCCGGCCGTACGGTGACGGCCACGGCCCGCGCGTTCGCCGGGCACCGCCTCGACGTGATCGCGGCACCGGCGGCGGCGATCGCCGGCGTCGGCGCGGCCGACTGGCGGCCGGGCGACCCGAACGCGACGCCCGCCGAGGTCGGCGGGCCCGTGCCCGAGCGGGTGGGCGCGCCGGGCGGTGACGTGGTGCTGCGCACGCTGACGGCGGACGCGCTGGATCCGGCGCCCGGCCAGGACGCGCCCTCGGCCGCCGGCGCGTCCCTCACGGCCTCCGAGCCCGGACGGGCACCCAAGCCCTCCGAGGCCGGATGGGCTCTCACCGCGCCCGAGACCGCGTGGGCGGGGGCCGGGACGCCGATCGAGCGGCCCGCTCTGGAGGCCGTGAGCTGGGAACAGCTCGGCCGCCCCGGCATGGCCGCCTCGCCGCTGGCCGACCCCGACGTGCTGGCCGAGCCGTCCATGATCCCGCCCGTGGACGAGCGCCTGGTCAACCCCCAGGGCTTCGTCACCACCCCGTCCCGTGGCCTGGCGTCCCTGGCCGAGCGTGACGGGCGCTGGTCGGTGGTGCTGGACGGGAAGGTCGTGACGTCGTTCGCCGAGTCGGGCGGCGTGACCGACGCAGACGTGGCCAGGCTGCGCCAGATCAGGGGCGTGGAGGTGGACTGGCGGCACGCGCACAGCGGCCCGCTGGCGGCCGTGCGGGTGCTCGCCGGGCTGAGCGCCGCCGGGGTGCCGCTGGTGTCCGGCCCGGTGCCGCGCTGGGCGGGCGCGCTCGGCGGCGAGCTCGTCGAGCTGCTCACCCGTACCCCTGACCTCGCCGACGACCTGCGGCGGGAGGAGCACAGCATCCTGCTGCGCCGCGCCGCGCTGCGCACCCACGGGGTGGCCGCGCGGTGGGAGCAGCTCGGCGCGCCCGCGCCCGCTCCCCCGCTCACGTCCGTGCTGCTGGCCACCCGCCGCACCGACATGGTGTCCTTCGCGCTCGGCCAGATCGCCCGCCAGCGCGGCGCGGAGCTGGAGGTCATCCTCGCCCTGCACGGCGTGCCGAAGGGCCATCCGGACGTGGCGGCGGCGATCGCCGCGTTCGAGGGGCCGCTGACCGTGTACGAGGCCGACCGCCGGGCCGTCTTCGGCGAGGTGCTGAACCTGGCCGCCGCCAGGGCCGCCGGCTCGTTCCTGCTGAAGATGGACGACGACGACTGGTACGGGCCCGACTTCCTGGCCGACCTGCTGCTGGCGCACTCGTACTCGGGGGCGCAGGTGGTCGGCACGGTGCCGGAGTTCGTCTACCTGTCGTCCATCGACGTGACCGTGCACCGCCATCAGATCACCGAGCAGATCACCAGCTTCGTGGCGGGCGGGACCATCCTGGTGGAGCGGTCGGCGTTCCAGGCGGTGGGCGGGTTCAGGCCGCTGCCGCGCTCGGTGGACACGCAGTTCCAGGAGGCGCTGCAGGCCGCGGGCGGGCAGATCTACCGTACGCACGGGCTCGGCTACATCCTGCGCAGGGGCCCCGCGGCCAACCACACCTGGCAGGAGCCGATCGGCACGTTCCTGCAGCGCAACCGGCGGCAGTGGCGCGGCTTCCGCCCGAACGCGCTGATGGCGCTCGACGGGAGCCCGCTCCCGTGA
- a CDS encoding DALR anticodon-binding domain-containing protein, which translates to MTLPDELAEVLGEPPVPEGTWERAAGYVSAAALRRRVPAEELAARVRGLDGVAGVAVEGRGFLRIVLTEPPLDAEPAAIPFQPVWPDFPRTWDNPGFVVRYGHARACAVLRWAGQLGVPGGFEARELSDRHHRAVLRVLAELPGRLVSREPGWEGYLLRLALAYHDAHERAPAVPKGDEEPGAVHAARVRVADVVRKVLPGPDRI; encoded by the coding sequence ATGACGCTGCCCGACGAGCTGGCCGAGGTGCTGGGGGAGCCGCCCGTGCCCGAGGGCACGTGGGAGCGGGCGGCCGGGTACGTCTCGGCCGCCGCCCTGCGCCGCCGCGTGCCCGCCGAGGAGCTGGCCGCCCGGGTGCGGGGGCTCGACGGGGTGGCCGGCGTGGCGGTCGAGGGGCGGGGCTTCCTGCGGATCGTCCTGACGGAACCTCCGCTGGACGCCGAGCCTGCGGCCATCCCCTTTCAGCCGGTCTGGCCGGACTTCCCGCGTACCTGGGACAACCCCGGCTTCGTGGTGCGGTACGGGCACGCGCGGGCCTGCGCCGTGCTCAGGTGGGCCGGGCAACTGGGGGTGCCGGGTGGCTTCGAGGCGCGGGAGCTGTCCGATCGTCACCACCGGGCGGTGCTGCGGGTGCTGGCCGAGCTGCCCGGACGGCTGGTCAGCAGGGAGCCGGGGTGGGAGGGTTATCTCCTGCGGCTCGCGCTCGCCTACCACGACGCGCACGAGCGGGCGCCCGCCGTTCCGAAGGGTGACGAGGAGCCGGGGGCCGTGCACGCGGCTCGCGTGCGGGTCGCGGACGTGGTGCGCAAGGTGCTTCCGGGACCGGATCGCATCTAA
- a CDS encoding homoserine dehydrogenase has product MKPLKVALLGCGVVGSQVIRLMHEQADDLAARVGAPLELAGVAVRRLGRKRDIDVDPALLTTDAESLVTRDDVDIVIEVIGGIEPARSLIVAALSRGKSVVTANKALLAEDGSTLHEAARAGKGDLYFEASVAGAIPLLRPLRESLAGDHVKRVLGIVNGTTNYILDKMDSTGASFTDALEEAQTLGYAEADPTADVEGFDAAAKAAILAGLAFHSRVRADEVHREGITEITATDVASAKAMGYVIKLLAICARSDDGRSFGVRVHPAMIPRSHPLAGVREAYNAVFVEAESAGQLMFYGKGAGGAPTASAVLGDLVAVGRNRLAGTRGPEESTYADLAVHPMGETVTRCHVALDVADKPGVLAQVAELFAKHDVSIQTVRQEGHGDDAQLVIVTHRATDAALSATMAGLRELDIVRAVASVMRVEGDE; this is encoded by the coding sequence GTGAAACCGCTGAAAGTGGCTCTGCTGGGCTGCGGAGTCGTCGGCTCGCAGGTCATCAGGCTCATGCACGAGCAGGCCGACGACCTGGCCGCCCGCGTCGGCGCGCCGCTGGAGCTGGCCGGGGTCGCCGTGCGCCGCCTGGGCCGCAAGCGCGACATCGACGTCGATCCCGCGCTGCTGACCACCGACGCCGAGTCGCTGGTCACCCGCGACGACGTGGACATCGTGATCGAGGTCATCGGCGGCATCGAGCCGGCCCGCTCGCTCATCGTCGCCGCCCTGTCCAGGGGCAAGTCGGTGGTCACCGCCAACAAGGCGCTGCTGGCCGAGGACGGCTCGACCCTGCACGAGGCCGCCAGGGCGGGCAAGGGCGACCTGTACTTCGAGGCCAGCGTGGCCGGCGCCATCCCGCTGCTGCGGCCCCTGCGCGAGTCACTGGCGGGCGACCACGTCAAGCGGGTGCTCGGCATCGTCAACGGCACCACCAACTACATCCTCGACAAGATGGACTCCACGGGCGCCTCCTTCACCGACGCCCTGGAGGAGGCCCAGACGCTCGGCTACGCCGAGGCCGACCCGACGGCCGACGTCGAGGGCTTCGACGCCGCCGCCAAGGCCGCCATCCTGGCGGGGCTCGCCTTCCACAGCCGCGTGCGTGCCGACGAGGTGCACCGCGAGGGCATCACCGAGATCACCGCCACCGACGTGGCCTCCGCCAAGGCCATGGGCTACGTCATCAAGCTGCTGGCCATCTGCGCCCGCTCCGACGACGGCCGCTCCTTCGGCGTGCGGGTGCACCCGGCCATGATCCCGCGCTCCCACCCGCTGGCGGGGGTGCGCGAGGCGTACAACGCGGTCTTCGTCGAGGCGGAGTCGGCGGGCCAGCTCATGTTCTACGGCAAGGGCGCGGGCGGCGCCCCCACCGCCTCCGCCGTCCTCGGCGACCTGGTCGCCGTCGGCCGCAACCGCCTGGCGGGCACCCGCGGCCCCGAGGAGTCCACCTACGCCGACCTGGCCGTCCATCCCATGGGCGAGACCGTCACCCGCTGCCACGTGGCCCTGGACGTCGCCGACAAGCCGGGCGTGCTGGCGCAGGTGGCGGAGCTGTTCGCCAAGCACGACGTGTCGATTCAGACCGTCCGGCAGGAGGGGCACGGTGACGACGCCCAGCTCGTCATCGTCACCCACCGGGCCACGGATGCCGCGTTGTCGGCGACGATGGCGGGGTTGCGGGAGCTGGACATCGTTCGGGCTGTGGCGAGTGTGATGCGGGTGGAGGGCGACGAGTAG
- a CDS encoding asparagine synthetase B family protein yields MQFNVRPYVCGALGRIDTAVLGKLMAAGPKVWPALQSADAALFSSSPLPPYHRAGDAYAFAWGERRPKTAEDEWITVAETYETPGLIGDGRKVTLHTGALGLVDVYYVRLGEAVYFSSLIQPLLSLVPVRIDWSAWASILQVTFPLGEATPYTEVKRLPGASALVFEHGRPATERRLPRWLRTEPYEKWISPREIVELLHGVYEDYAGRRLLVPVSGGYDSRLLASVASARGFDVESWTTSPDDGTDTDIAFARSITRELGIPHRVVTQDPADYPADAMEVARRLEYLTPHHAWYAPFAKEVHGAGRILVDGLAGGPLLKNFMVSGAALEARTQADRSAAVLASLSLGQPTQPFLSKAALQWMDETVREQFLATTSMLHGHRAELPLSVLHTRTVRGIARSAVNLVGPEASFAAPFIHPEFFDAALSVGVARKDKGRFYREVLYAANPRVAALPSTNVIKQPLQRVPLRSTAAPARAYSHRMLEVLATRVPSLLSDELHEVVAGGPDALTRFNGWNDRFWVRGLVLFGLWLNDFETDLSDLATPF; encoded by the coding sequence GTGCAGTTCAACGTGCGGCCCTACGTCTGCGGCGCTCTAGGCCGGATCGACACCGCCGTGCTCGGCAAGCTGATGGCGGCGGGGCCCAAGGTCTGGCCCGCGCTGCAGTCGGCCGATGCCGCGCTGTTCAGCTCCTCGCCGTTGCCGCCCTACCACCGGGCCGGCGACGCGTACGCCTTCGCCTGGGGCGAGCGCAGGCCGAAGACCGCCGAGGACGAGTGGATCACGGTCGCGGAGACGTACGAGACGCCCGGGCTGATCGGTGACGGGCGGAAGGTGACGCTGCACACGGGTGCGCTGGGCCTGGTGGACGTCTACTACGTGCGGCTGGGCGAGGCGGTCTACTTCTCGTCCCTGATCCAGCCGCTGCTCAGCCTGGTGCCCGTCCGGATCGACTGGTCGGCGTGGGCCTCGATCCTCCAGGTGACGTTCCCGCTGGGCGAGGCGACGCCGTACACCGAGGTCAAGCGGCTGCCGGGGGCCAGCGCGCTGGTGTTCGAGCACGGCCGGCCGGCCACCGAGCGGCGGTTGCCGCGGTGGCTGCGGACGGAGCCGTACGAGAAGTGGATCAGCCCGCGGGAGATCGTCGAGCTGCTGCACGGCGTCTACGAGGACTACGCGGGGCGCAGGCTGCTGGTCCCGGTCAGCGGCGGCTACGACTCGCGGCTGCTGGCGAGCGTGGCCTCGGCGCGCGGGTTCGACGTGGAGTCGTGGACGACCAGCCCCGACGACGGCACCGACACCGACATCGCGTTCGCCAGGTCGATCACCAGGGAGCTGGGCATCCCGCACCGGGTGGTCACGCAGGACCCCGCCGACTACCCGGCCGACGCGATGGAGGTGGCGCGCAGGCTGGAGTATCTGACGCCGCACCACGCCTGGTACGCGCCCTTCGCCAAGGAGGTGCACGGCGCGGGCCGGATCCTCGTGGACGGGCTGGCCGGCGGCCCGCTGCTGAAGAACTTCATGGTCAGCGGGGCCGCGCTGGAGGCCAGGACCCAGGCCGACCGGTCGGCGGCCGTGCTGGCCTCGCTCTCGCTGGGCCAGCCGACACAGCCGTTCCTGTCGAAGGCCGCGCTGCAGTGGATGGACGAGACGGTGCGCGAGCAGTTCCTGGCCACCACCTCGATGCTGCACGGGCACCGGGCCGAGCTGCCGCTGTCGGTGCTGCACACCAGGACCGTGCGGGGCATCGCGCGCTCGGCGGTGAACCTGGTGGGCCCGGAGGCGTCGTTCGCCGCGCCGTTCATCCACCCGGAGTTCTTCGACGCCGCGCTGTCGGTGGGCGTGGCGCGCAAGGACAAGGGCCGCTTCTACCGCGAGGTGCTGTACGCGGCCAACCCGCGGGTCGCCGCTCTGCCCTCGACGAACGTGATCAAGCAGCCGCTGCAGCGGGTGCCGTTGCGCTCCACGGCGGCTCCGGCCCGCGCCTATTCGCACCGCATGCTGGAGGTTCTGGCCACCCGGGTACCGAGCCTGCTGTCGGATGAGCTGCACGAGGTGGTCGCCGGCGGGCCCGACGCGCTGACCAGGTTCAACGGCTGGAACGATCGATTCTGGGTGCGCGGTCTGGTGCTGTTCGGCCTCTGGCTGAACGACTTCGAAACCGACCTCTCCGACCTGGCCACTCCTTTTTAG
- a CDS encoding glycosyltransferase: protein MIPRIPHNDFGVLTPPTLGDWEPALTVTVVIPAHDRQETLDLTLAALSAQSYPGHLMDVVVVDDGSATPLSLPEIVPARTKLVSSPPGGWGRAWAVQAGIDVATGEVVFVLDADMVPHRRHVEAQLRWHHLAPYVVALGWIDFTGPGPLPSPEEVVGALAAGSEERLFPLAAHRHDWAEQIIGDHDGLRAAPSSLATRIHVGATVSYPAALLRSVGGMDTSLVLAEDTELGYRLTQGGAVFVPDPESRAWHVGLPTAMRDHRALKRYNDPYVADRVPYRRYLRMDAGRQWLVPYVEATVPATSCEDATVPASSYEDVRATVDSLLAGSLPDVRVTVTGPWELLTPDRRAPLADPHLDLRLIHASFDHDPRVHLAPPAHDPHAGPGRAPFRLSVPPGWVVAEDTVERLVAHLEEHDSGSLCVALEETAQGVTIARLDRTAALARADLVRAPGDRLDDLVDELFGLEWVDGETWGFRRRPAVYPPRRRPPSEVAVLKAEHEKEVARYRKRVAALRAELAQARREAGKHGRDAARWREKAEAWRREAVRLAGERNRTVIRRAVRRVRDLAFPGD, encoded by the coding sequence GTGATCCCGCGCATCCCCCACAACGACTTCGGCGTGCTGACCCCGCCGACGCTGGGCGACTGGGAGCCTGCCCTCACCGTCACCGTCGTCATCCCGGCGCACGACCGCCAGGAGACGCTGGACCTCACGCTCGCGGCCCTGTCGGCGCAGAGCTATCCCGGGCACCTCATGGACGTGGTCGTGGTGGACGACGGCAGCGCCACGCCGCTGAGCCTGCCGGAGATCGTCCCGGCCAGGACGAAGCTCGTCTCCAGCCCGCCGGGCGGCTGGGGACGCGCCTGGGCTGTGCAGGCGGGGATCGACGTGGCGACGGGCGAGGTCGTGTTCGTGCTGGACGCCGACATGGTGCCGCACCGCCGGCACGTCGAGGCCCAGCTCCGCTGGCACCACCTGGCCCCGTACGTGGTGGCGCTGGGCTGGATCGACTTCACCGGGCCCGGCCCGCTCCCCTCGCCCGAGGAGGTCGTGGGCGCACTGGCGGCGGGCTCTGAGGAGCGGCTCTTCCCGTTGGCGGCGCACCGCCATGACTGGGCCGAGCAGATCATCGGTGACCACGACGGCCTGCGTGCCGCGCCCTCCTCCCTGGCCACCAGGATCCATGTGGGGGCCACCGTGTCGTACCCGGCGGCGCTGCTGCGGTCGGTGGGCGGGATGGACACCTCGCTGGTGCTGGCCGAGGACACCGAGCTGGGGTATCGGCTCACGCAGGGGGGCGCGGTGTTCGTGCCCGACCCCGAGTCCAGGGCGTGGCATGTCGGGCTGCCGACGGCGATGCGTGATCATCGGGCGTTGAAGCGGTACAACGATCCGTACGTGGCCGATCGGGTGCCGTACCGGCGCTACCTGCGGATGGACGCGGGGCGGCAGTGGCTGGTGCCGTACGTGGAGGCGACGGTGCCGGCGACCTCCTGCGAGGACGCGACGGTGCCGGCGAGCTCCTACGAGGACGTGCGCGCCACGGTGGACTCCCTGCTGGCCGGCTCGCTCCCCGACGTCCGGGTCACCGTCACCGGCCCCTGGGAGCTGCTCACCCCCGACCGGCGCGCCCCGCTCGCGGACCCCCACCTGGACCTGCGCCTCATTCACGCCTCCTTCGACCACGACCCCCGCGTCCACCTCGCCCCGCCCGCCCACGACCCGCACGCCGGTCCCGGCAGGGCCCCGTTCCGCCTGTCGGTCCCGCCCGGGTGGGTGGTGGCCGAGGACACCGTGGAACGCCTGGTGGCGCACCTGGAGGAGCACGACTCCGGCTCGCTCTGCGTCGCCCTGGAGGAGACCGCGCAGGGCGTCACGATCGCCCGCCTGGACCGCACGGCCGCCCTGGCGCGCGCCGATCTGGTGCGCGCGCCGGGCGATCGCCTCGACGACCTCGTGGACGAGCTGTTCGGGCTGGAGTGGGTGGACGGGGAGACCTGGGGCTTCAGGCGCCGGCCCGCCGTCTACCCGCCGCGCCGGCGCCCGCCGTCCGAGGTGGCCGTCCTCAAGGCCGAGCACGAGAAGGAGGTCGCCCGCTACCGCAAGCGCGTGGCGGCGCTGCGGGCCGAGCTCGCCCAGGCGCGCAGGGAGGCGGGCAAGCACGGGCGGGACGCGGCACGGTGGCGTGAGAAGGCCGAGGCGTGGCGGCGGGAGGCGGTGCGGCTCGCCGGGGAGCGCAACAGGACCGTCATCAGACGCGCGGTCCGCCGCGTCCGCGACCTGGCGTTCCCTGGCGACTGA
- the lysA gene encoding diaminopimelate decarboxylase, which translates to MSRFAHPAGDRHAEMLPQERPPLAPADLNRINPAIWPRTSTRTDGALTVGGVDVRDLAREYGTPLYVLDEDDVRSRMRDYATAFAGSEVHYAGKAFLCKEIVRWLEAEGLGLDVASNGELAVALSVGFPAERITMHGNNKSVAELTRALEAGVGHIVVDSYDEIARLGYLAEQHGKRPKVMIRVTTGVEAHTHEFIATAHDDQKFGLSLNTGAAAEAVRRILALPQLELVGLHSHIGSQIVDTAGFEVAARRLTALLVQIKDEHGVVLPELDLGGGYGIAYVEGDEAPDIKQLADSLREIVAKVCVDAGLPVPRLTVEPGRTVVGPGGITLYEVGTIKDVEGLRTYVSIDGGMSDNVRTALYGAEYTAALVSRASDAEPMLSRLVGKHCESGDIIVRDFHLPADLAPGDLIAVAATGAYCRSLASNYNYLPRPAVVAVSNGASRVIMQGETEDDLLRGQL; encoded by the coding sequence GTGAGTCGATTCGCCCATCCCGCCGGGGACCGGCACGCCGAGATGCTGCCCCAGGAGCGCCCCCCGCTGGCGCCCGCCGACCTCAACCGGATCAACCCCGCGATCTGGCCCCGAACGTCGACCCGGACCGATGGCGCGCTCACGGTCGGCGGCGTGGACGTCCGCGACCTGGCCCGCGAGTACGGCACGCCGCTCTACGTCCTCGACGAGGACGACGTGCGCTCGCGCATGCGTGACTACGCCACCGCGTTCGCCGGCTCCGAGGTCCACTACGCCGGCAAGGCATTCCTGTGCAAGGAGATCGTGCGCTGGCTGGAGGCGGAGGGCCTCGGGCTCGACGTGGCCAGCAACGGCGAGCTGGCGGTCGCGCTGAGCGTCGGCTTCCCCGCCGAGCGCATCACCATGCACGGCAACAACAAGTCCGTGGCCGAGCTGACCAGGGCCCTGGAGGCCGGGGTCGGGCACATCGTGGTCGACTCCTACGACGAGATCGCCCGCCTCGGCTACCTCGCCGAGCAGCACGGCAAGCGTCCCAAGGTGATGATCAGGGTCACCACCGGGGTCGAGGCGCACACGCACGAGTTCATCGCGACCGCGCACGACGACCAGAAGTTCGGCCTCTCGCTGAACACCGGGGCGGCGGCCGAGGCCGTCCGCCGGATCCTGGCCCTGCCCCAGCTGGAGCTGGTCGGGCTGCACTCGCACATCGGCTCCCAGATCGTCGACACAGCCGGGTTCGAGGTGGCCGCGCGCCGCCTGACCGCGCTGCTCGTGCAGATCAAGGACGAGCACGGCGTGGTGCTGCCCGAGCTGGATCTCGGCGGCGGCTACGGCATCGCCTACGTCGAAGGCGACGAGGCGCCCGACATCAAGCAGCTGGCCGACAGTCTGCGTGAGATCGTCGCCAAGGTGTGCGTGGACGCGGGCCTGCCCGTGCCCCGCCTGACCGTCGAGCCGGGCCGCACCGTCGTCGGCCCAGGCGGCATCACCCTCTACGAGGTCGGCACCATCAAGGACGTCGAGGGGCTGCGCACGTACGTGAGCATCGACGGCGGCATGAGCGACAACGTGCGCACGGCCCTGTACGGCGCCGAGTACACCGCCGCGCTGGTCAGCCGGGCCAGCGACGCCGAGCCCATGCTCAGCCGCCTGGTCGGCAAGCACTGCGAGAGCGGCGACATCATCGTGCGCGACTTCCACCTGCCGGCGGACCTCGCCCCCGGCGACCTGATCGCCGTGGCCGCGACCGGCGCCTACTGCCGCTCGCTGGCCAGCAACTACAACTACCTGCCCAGACCCGCCGTGGTCGCCGTCTCCAACGGCGCCTCCCGGGTGATCATGCAGGGCGAGACCGAGGACGACCTGTTGAGGGGGCAGCTGTGA